In one Paraburkholderia megapolitana genomic region, the following are encoded:
- a CDS encoding carboxymuconolactone decarboxylase family protein, giving the protein MPTDSPLRRRGLELFEQLHGGHAGAAMVAEVAEICPAFADMTIEWSIGSIMDRPGLDLATRELILVASCVTLGNAMPQLRAHAEAALRVGATKEQIVETVLQLTFYAGGPAVRNSLVFLKEVFAQMEHETTATA; this is encoded by the coding sequence ATGCCTACCGATTCCCCTCTTCGTCGCCGCGGTCTCGAACTGTTCGAACAGCTTCACGGCGGTCATGCCGGCGCGGCAATGGTCGCCGAGGTCGCGGAGATCTGCCCGGCGTTTGCGGACATGACGATCGAATGGTCGATCGGTTCGATCATGGATCGACCCGGTCTCGACCTCGCAACGCGCGAGCTGATCCTCGTTGCGTCATGCGTAACGCTCGGCAATGCGATGCCGCAATTGCGCGCGCATGCCGAGGCAGCACTGAGGGTTGGTGCGACGAAAGAGCAGATCGTCGAGACCGTTCTACAACTGACTTTCTATGCGGGTGGTCCCGCCGTCAGAAATTCGCTCGTGTTTTTGAAGGAGGTGTTTGCGCAGATGGAGCACGAGACAACTGCTACGGCGTGA
- a CDS encoding LysR family transcriptional regulator has translation MLDRLLSMSVFVCAADRRSFAAAAEVFGISPTMVGKHVRFLEERVGAKLLNRTTRQQSLTEVGRLYYERCRQVLADADAADACADEMRAAPRGVLKVHAPVSFGSQRLVPALARYLRRYPGVDVDLTLADRPIDWVEKGYDAAIQIGELADSGFVARELKRYRMWLCAAPAYLAEAGIPQTAADLSAHNCLGFSYWQKKNIWRLSRGELTESVPVKGRLTVNNGQALRTAAIAGLGVIMQPEVLVEDDVATGRLIRLLPDYELPSRPVHLLYLADRRLTLKLRSFVDFVVESLR, from the coding sequence ATGCTCGATCGTCTGCTCAGCATGTCAGTGTTCGTCTGCGCCGCGGACCGGCGCAGTTTTGCCGCCGCCGCCGAGGTATTCGGCATCTCGCCGACGATGGTCGGCAAGCACGTGCGCTTTCTCGAGGAGCGGGTCGGCGCGAAGCTGCTGAATCGCACGACGCGCCAGCAGTCGCTGACGGAAGTCGGACGGCTCTACTACGAGCGGTGCCGGCAAGTGCTGGCCGATGCGGACGCAGCGGATGCGTGTGCCGATGAAATGCGCGCTGCGCCGCGCGGCGTATTGAAGGTGCATGCGCCCGTATCGTTCGGCAGTCAGCGTCTCGTGCCTGCGCTTGCTCGCTATCTGCGGCGCTATCCCGGTGTCGATGTGGATCTGACGCTGGCCGATCGTCCGATCGACTGGGTCGAGAAGGGCTATGACGCGGCGATACAGATCGGCGAGCTGGCCGATTCGGGGTTCGTCGCGAGAGAGCTCAAGCGTTACCGGATGTGGCTGTGCGCGGCGCCCGCGTACCTCGCGGAAGCGGGCATACCGCAAACGGCAGCCGATCTGAGTGCGCACAACTGTCTCGGCTTCAGCTACTGGCAGAAGAAGAACATCTGGCGGCTGAGTCGCGGCGAGCTGACGGAAAGCGTGCCGGTGAAGGGCCGTCTCACGGTGAACAACGGACAGGCGCTGCGCACGGCTGCTATTGCGGGGCTCGGCGTCATCATGCAGCCTGAGGTGCTGGTCGAAGACGACGTTGCAACGGGCCGGCTAATTCGCCTTCTGCCCGACTACGAACTGCCGTCGCGGCCGGTGCATCTGTTGTATCTCGCGGACCGGCGGCTCACGTTGAAATTAAGAAGCTTTGTCGACTTCGTGGTGGAGTCGCTGCGATAG
- a CDS encoding alpha/beta hydrolase has translation MNRNRRLIMSAGLSAVATMAFARGEKHRGLRDVRDVSDVRDARTASRASESLALWPSGKMPGGSGPTGPEHVSAKGSVTNVSHPRMNVYRPRKANGAAVLVISGGGYRHIELGSESGPACRWLQSLGVTAFELIYRLPDEGWIRTAPLQDGQRAMRVIRAAAPSFGIDAQRIGVLGFSAGGHLAGMTAVTPQIDRYASIDATDKLSSKPGIAGLIYPVLSLVPPFDNTETRRQLIGEHPSLAEAIEFSVDRQVTGTSPPTFLAQAKDDPVSPVDNSLMMFNALRKNDVLAEMHIFQAGGHGWGMGQPGSLVHAWPALFETWAVYNKLIPGVPV, from the coding sequence GTGAACAGGAATCGTCGATTGATCATGAGCGCTGGGCTGTCCGCCGTCGCTACGATGGCGTTTGCCCGTGGCGAGAAGCATCGCGGGCTTCGTGATGTCCGTGACGTCAGCGACGTCCGTGATGCCCGCACCGCGAGCCGCGCTTCGGAATCGCTGGCGCTATGGCCGAGCGGCAAGATGCCGGGCGGTAGCGGCCCCACCGGCCCCGAACACGTCAGCGCAAAAGGTTCGGTGACCAACGTCTCGCACCCGCGCATGAACGTCTATCGGCCACGCAAGGCAAACGGCGCAGCGGTTCTGGTGATCAGCGGCGGCGGTTACCGGCATATCGAACTCGGCAGCGAGAGCGGTCCGGCGTGTCGATGGCTGCAATCGCTCGGCGTGACTGCGTTCGAACTGATCTACCGCCTGCCCGACGAGGGATGGATACGAACCGCGCCGCTGCAGGACGGCCAGCGCGCCATGCGCGTTATCCGTGCGGCCGCGCCATCGTTCGGTATCGACGCGCAGCGCATCGGCGTACTGGGTTTTTCCGCGGGCGGACATCTGGCCGGTATGACGGCGGTCACGCCGCAAATCGACCGGTACGCATCTATCGATGCAACCGACAAGCTCTCGTCAAAGCCCGGTATCGCCGGGCTGATCTACCCGGTGTTGAGTCTGGTGCCACCGTTCGACAACACCGAAACGCGCCGTCAGTTGATCGGCGAGCATCCGAGCCTCGCAGAGGCAATCGAATTCTCGGTGGACCGGCAGGTCACCGGCACCTCGCCGCCCACTTTTCTCGCACAGGCAAAGGACGATCCGGTCTCGCCAGTCGACAACAGCCTGATGATGTTCAACGCGCTGCGCAAAAACGACGTGCTCGCCGAGATGCACATCTTCCAGGCGGGCGGTCACGGCTGGGGGATGGGTCAGCCCGGCTCGCTCGTTCACGCGTGGCCCGCGTTGTTCGAAACCTGGGCGGTGTACAACAAGCTGATCCCCGGCGTGCCCGTCTGA